In Paucidesulfovibrio gracilis DSM 16080, the sequence ATGTTCACGGCCTCGGGGTCGGACGTACCCAGGCCCGGCTGGGCCGGGACCGATGCCGCAGTGCAAAGGACAAACAACACCACCGCAACAGCCCCACCGCCCACCAATCGATTTCGCATCTGACGCTTTTCTTTTCGCACAGCCAATCCGCCTATTCCTCACGCCGGGCCGCAATTTCCAACAGCGGCTCCCCTTCGGCTCCGGGCTTCCGGGCGCGGCCCACCACAAAGGCCGGCTCGCCCAGGTCCGTGAGCATGGAAACACAATCCCCCAAACGGTCCGGCGGCACCGCCAGCAACAAACCGCCCGAGGACTGGGCGTCAAAGAGCAAATCCCGCCGCAGTTCGTCCAGATCGGAAGCCGCCCGGCAACGGGGCAGATAAAAATTGCGGTTGCAGATCGACCCCGCAGGCAAAAGCCCCATGCCCGCCAGCTCCAGCACATCATCCAGAAGCGGCACCTGATCCAGCCAAAGCGTGGCCGCGCAGGCACTGCCCTGGCACAGCTCCAGCAAATGGCCGCCCAGACCAAAGCCGGTCACGTCCGTGGCTCCACGCAGGCGAAGACGCTGCAAAACATGTCCGGCATTGGCATTGAGCCGCCCGCACCAGTGGATCAAACGGCGCTCGAACTCCTCGGCTCCCTCCCAGTCCGCCTTCAGGGCCGTGGCCAGCACCCCGGTACCCAGCGGCTTGGTGAGCACCAGGTAGTCCCCGGGCCGCATGCCCTGATTCGTGGCCATGGCCTCGGGATCCACGGTGCCGGAAACCGCAAGCCCGTATTTCACTTCGTCGTCTTCCACGCTGTGGCCGCCGGACGGCACAGCCCCGGCCTCCAGTACCGCTTCCTGCCCGCCTTCCAAAATGGCGCGCAACAGCTCCGTGGGCAGTTGTTTGACCGGGAAACAGACAATGTTCATGGCCGAGAGCGGTTCGCCGCCCATGGCGTAGATGTCGGACAGGGCATTGGCCGCGGCAATGCGCCCGAACCCGTGCGGATCGTTCACAATGGGCGTAAAAAAGTCCACGCTCTGCACCAGGGCGCGCCCTTCGGGAAAACGCAAGGTGACCGCGTCCTCGTTGTCGCCAGGACGTCCGGCCAGGATGCGGGGATCGGAATAGCCGTCGCCCAGCCCCGCCAATGTTTGCTCCAGTACCTCCGGAGCGATTTTGGCTGCTCAGCCCGCAGCTTTGGCGCGCTTGACCAATTCGTACTCAGCCATGACCATCTCCATTAAAAA encodes:
- the selD gene encoding selenide, water dikinase SelD — encoded protein: MAEYELVKRAKAAGUAAKIAPEVLEQTLAGLGDGYSDPRILAGRPGDNEDAVTLRFPEGRALVQSVDFFTPIVNDPHGFGRIAAANALSDIYAMGGEPLSAMNIVCFPVKQLPTELLRAILEGGQEAVLEAGAVPSGGHSVEDDEVKYGLAVSGTVDPEAMATNQGMRPGDYLVLTKPLGTGVLATALKADWEGAEEFERRLIHWCGRLNANAGHVLQRLRLRGATDVTGFGLGGHLLELCQGSACAATLWLDQVPLLDDVLELAGMGLLPAGSICNRNFYLPRCRAASDLDELRRDLLFDAQSSGGLLLAVPPDRLGDCVSMLTDLGEPAFVVGRARKPGAEGEPLLEIAARREE